A window of Thermovirga sp. genomic DNA:
CGGCCCGGAGGGGATGATCTCGTAGGTGCCCGTTCCGAAGTTGAACCGGTGGAAAGCGTTGCTCCTCGTGGGAAGTTCAAGGGGTGTGCCCGCGAAGGAGCCGCCAATGTATAAATAGTTGCCCTGCGGGTCGTACTCGAGGGATTGGATAGATCCGCCGGGGCTAATGGTACCGTTGTACTGCACCCGTCCCAGGGGGCGCCAACGGTCAGGGCCGGGCTCGTTGGGGTCGAAGACAGCCAGAGCGTTGACCCCGTGATAGCGGTTGCCGCCGGGGTTATCGAGCCGCATGAATTCGCCGCCGACCACGAGCCTACCATCGGGAAGGAAGACGAAATCGTCGATGACGCCGTCGGGGCCGACGCCTCCGTGGGAGGTGTGGAAGAAGGCCACCACTTCATAGCCCTTTTCCGGCGACCATGTCCAGAGATGCCATGACTGGTTCGACAATTTTTTGCTTAAGTCGCGGGCGTCGGCGCCCGCTTCCCATACGCCGGCGAACCACAGTTTGCCGTCGTGCCATTTGACCCGTCGTACCGACGGGGCGCCCGTTCCGTCGGCCATTCCCGTCGCGGCGGACATCTGGGTTGACTGGGCAGGCTTGGGAAACTGCCTGGACCAGTGTTCATCACCCTCGGCGGCGAAAACGGCGGGGATCAACATCGAGGCCGTGACCAGCATCGCCAGGGATGCCATCACTACCCCTTTGCAGCAGGAAGAACGAAGCCTTGACCAGGCCATGGCCGAAGATTTCAAGACAGATCCCTCCTTCTCTCTTATGGTCCCTCGGATTTTTTCACGGTTGGCTTTGGTAGAGCCATATTTGCATATATCGGCCCATTCTACAACTCCATGAGCCGCGGAACCTGGCCCAGCTCCATCCTGCTCCGCGGCTAGGCGGCGTCGCGGCTCCTATTTTTGTGGTAGGCGCCCTTGAGGTACCTGTCGAGGACGACGGCTCCGATGAAGACTATTCCCTTTATCACCTGCTGCAGGTAGCTGGAAACACCCAGGATTCTCAGGCCGTTGTCTAGGAAACCCATAATGAGGACGCCCGTCAGCGTCCCCCGTATGGTTCCGACCCCCCCAAAGAGGCTGGTGCCCCCGAGGACGACCGAGGCTATGACGTCCAGTTCCAGGCCCATACCTATGCCGGGCTGGGCGCTCCAGAGGCGGCCCACCATGAGGAGCCCTGCGAGGCCCGCCGTGGCTCCGCTTATGGCATAAACGGACACCGTGATCTTCCCCGTGGGGATCCCCGCGAAATGGGCCGCCTCGGGGTTGTCGCCCAGGGCGTAGACGCCGGTGCCGAAGGATGTGAAACGAAGCAGGATCCAGGCCGCTGTCGCGCAGGCCAAGAGGATCACCCCCGAGACGGGGAATCCCGAAAGAGTGGCCCAGCCGGCGAGGTTGAAGGCCGGTGATGTGCCCGAGATGGGGTTTCCCTGGGTCAGGAGCAGGGTAAGCCCCCTTGCTGCCGCCATCAGGGCGAGGGTGGCCATGAAAGGCGGGACCCGTCCCCAGTGAACCAGCAGACCCGAGGATAGGCCGCAAAGGGCCCCAGCCAGTATCGCCACGGCCCAGGCCGTTGGCCAGGGGAATCCGGCGTGAACGTTGAACCACGCCCCCAGGGCACCCGAAAGGGCCACGATGCTCCCCACCGAGAGATCGATGCCGCCGGTGAGGATGACGAAGGTCATCCCAACGGCGCAGATGCCCATGACCGCGGCCTGGCCCAGGACGTTCGTCATGTTGGACAAAGACAAGACTCCAAGGTCCCTCGAGGCCAGGATGGCCAGGAGAGCGGCCAGCACCGCCAGGTTGCCGTGTTTTCTCCAGTTAAGGTGCGCCAAGGGTTGTGCCTCCCGCGGCGGCCAGCATGATCTTTTCGCTGGTTGCCTGCTCTTTCGTGAAAAAGGCCTCGATATGGCCTTCCCTCATTACGGCTATGCGGTCGCTCATGCCGAGAATTTCGGGCAGTTCCGAGGAAACCATGATTATGGCCATGCCCTCGTGGGTCAGGCGGTTCATCAGGTGATGAATCTCCGCCTTGGCGCCCACGTCGATTCCCCTGGTCGGCTCATCGAGGATGAGGATCTCGGGCGTGACGCTGAGCCCCTTGGCTATGACGACCTTCTGCTGATTGCCGCCCGAAAGGCTCTGGACTTCCTGGTCCAGGTCCGCGAACCGGACGTTCAGTTCTTCCGTCAGGCGCAAAGCTTCCCTGCGCCTGAGACCGCCCTTTACGAGGAACAGCCCGTAAAGACGGCGCAGCAGTTGGAGGACCGTCACGTTATCCTCCACGGACCGGTTGAGGAAGAGCCCCTGCGTCTTGCGATCCTCGGGGACAAGGAAGAGCCCTTTCTCCAGTGCGACCGAGGGGCGACGGATTCGAGCCTCGCGGCCCTTTATACGGATGGTGCCTTTTTGAAAGGGCTCGAGGCCGAAGAGACAGCGGGCCACGTTGCTGCGGCCGCTCCCCACGAGGCCCGAAAAGCCGAGTATCTCGCCCTTCCTGACATCGAAGTTTATATCCTTCAGCACCCCGTCCCGGGATAGGCCTTCCACTTCCAGTACCGTTTCCCCCAATGTCGGGGTTTCCCTGGGGAAAAGGGTATCGACGCTCCGGCCGACCATGAGGCGCACCATGCCCTCCTGGTCGAAGTCGCCCATGGAGCCGCCGCCTGCGTGCGCTCCGTCCCTGAGCACGGTGACGGTGTCGGCGATGCGGAAGACCTCCTCGAGACGGTGGGAGATGTAGATTATTCCCACGCCCTGGCTTCGGAGTTCCTCCATGAGTTCGAAAAGGTTTTTCGTCTCCCTGCCTGAAAGGCTCGACGTGGGCTCATCCATGGCGAGGACCTTCACGTGAAGTGAAAGGGCCTTGGCAATCTCCACTAGTTGCCGCTCACCCGGGATCAGGGTTTGAACCTCGCGATCGGCGTCGAAGGTGGCATGAACCCGTTCAAGTATTCGTCGTGCCTCGTTGCGCAGGGTTACACGATCCAGGAAGAGGCCCTTCCGAGGCTCCCGGCCCAGGAAGATATTTTCCGCTACCGAGAGGTGGGGAGCAAGGCTCAGTTCCTGGTGTATCACGGCG
This region includes:
- a CDS encoding ABC transporter permease codes for the protein MTNVLGQAAVMGICAVGMTFVILTGGIDLSVGSIVALSGALGAWFNVHAGFPWPTAWAVAILAGALCGLSSGLLVHWGRVPPFMATLALMAAARGLTLLLTQGNPISGTSPAFNLAGWATLSGFPVSGVILLACATAAWILLRFTSFGTGVYALGDNPEAAHFAGIPTGKITVSVYAISGATAGLAGLLMVGRLWSAQPGIGMGLELDVIASVVLGGTSLFGGVGTIRGTLTGVLIMGFLDNGLRILGVSSYLQQVIKGIVFIGAVVLDRYLKGAYHKNRSRDAA
- a CDS encoding sugar ABC transporter ATP-binding protein, with amino-acid sequence MFLGELLSVRGIHKYFPGVHALDDVAFSVRAGEIHALVGENGAGKSTLVKILSGIHTPDSGEILFEGRHVDWKSPRDALKAGIAVIHQELSLAPHLSVAENIFLGREPRKGLFLDRVTLRNEARRILERVHATFDADREVQTLIPGERQLVEIAKALSLHVKVLAMDEPTSSLSGRETKNLFELMEELRSQGVGIIYISHRLEEVFRIADTVTVLRDGAHAGGGSMGDFDQEGMVRLMVGRSVDTLFPRETPTLGETVLEVEGLSRDGVLKDINFDVRKGEILGFSGLVGSGRSNVARCLFGLEPFQKGTIRIKGREARIRRPSVALEKGLFLVPEDRKTQGLFLNRSVEDNVTVLQLLRRLYGLFLVKGGLRRREALRLTEELNVRFADLDQEVQSLSGGNQQKVVIAKGLSVTPEILILDEPTRGIDVGAKAEIHHLMNRLTHEGMAIIMVSSELPEILGMSDRIAVMREGHIEAFFTKEQATSEKIMLAAAGGTTLGAP